Proteins encoded together in one Kitasatospora albolonga window:
- a CDS encoding UMP kinase, which translates to MDKGADATKADDRHDDDKGSGRFMLKLSGEAFAGGGGLGVDPDVVHTIAREIAAVVRDGAQIAVVIGGGNFFRGAELQQRGMDRARSDYMGMLGTVMNCLALQDFLEKEGIDSRVQTAITMGQVAEPYIPLRAVRHLEKGRVVIFGAGMGMPYFSTDTTAAQRALEIDAEALLMGKNGVDGVYDSDPKANPDAVKFDALEYGEVITRDLKVADATAITLCRDNKLPILVFELTAEGNIARAVKGEKIGTLVSDESTRA; encoded by the coding sequence ATGGACAAGGGCGCGGACGCCACCAAGGCCGACGACAGGCACGACGACGACAAGGGTTCCGGGCGCTTCATGCTGAAGCTCTCCGGTGAGGCATTCGCCGGCGGCGGCGGCCTCGGTGTCGACCCCGACGTCGTGCACACCATCGCCCGCGAGATCGCCGCCGTCGTCCGCGACGGCGCCCAGATCGCGGTGGTCATCGGAGGAGGCAACTTCTTCCGCGGTGCCGAGCTCCAGCAGCGCGGCATGGACCGGGCCCGGTCCGACTACATGGGCATGCTCGGCACCGTCATGAACTGCCTGGCGCTCCAGGACTTCCTGGAGAAGGAGGGCATCGACTCGCGCGTCCAGACCGCCATCACCATGGGCCAGGTCGCCGAGCCGTACATCCCGCTCCGTGCGGTGCGGCACCTGGAGAAGGGGCGCGTCGTCATCTTCGGCGCCGGTATGGGCATGCCGTACTTCTCCACCGACACCACCGCCGCCCAGCGCGCCCTGGAGATCGACGCCGAGGCGCTGCTCATGGGGAAGAACGGTGTGGACGGGGTCTACGACTCCGACCCGAAGGCCAACCCCGACGCGGTGAAGTTCGACGCGCTGGAGTACGGCGAGGTGATCACGCGCGACCTGAAGGTCGCCGACGCCACCGCCATCACGCTCTGCCGTGACAACAAGCTCCCGATCCTCGTCTTCGAGCTGACCGCCGAGGGCAATATCGCCCGCGCGGTCAAGGGTGAGAAGATCGGCACGCTCGTGAGCGACGAGAGCACCCGGGCCTGA
- a CDS encoding phosphatidate cytidylyltransferase, with translation MNDSSWGAPQGAGYRGAPEMGVAPAGPAYDVHEAQQTRPMPNVPDVPDAGRDAQSRGDRDGDAAHVSGPLFRDEMPQEPMSTPLPSPPQKKRAGRDLRAAIGVGVGLGAVIVASLFIVKAVFVGVVALAVVVGLWELTSRLREQKGINAPLIPLAVGGAAMVVAGYARGAEGAWVAMALTALAVLVWRMTEPPEGYLKDVTAGVFAAFYVPFLATFVALLLTADDGPWRVLTFLVLTVVSDTGAYAVGWRFGTHKLAPRISPGKTREGLLGAVAFAMVAGALCMEFLIDGGAWWQGLLLGLAVAVSATLGDLGESMIKRDLGIKDMGTLLPGHGGIMDRLDSLLPTAPVVWLLLVLFVGSG, from the coding sequence ATGAACGACTCTTCCTGGGGCGCACCGCAGGGAGCCGGTTACCGGGGTGCCCCCGAGATGGGGGTCGCTCCGGCGGGTCCCGCCTACGATGTGCATGAAGCCCAGCAGACTCGGCCCATGCCCAACGTGCCGGACGTTCCCGACGCAGGTAGAGACGCACAGAGCCGTGGAGACCGGGACGGGGACGCCGCGCACGTCAGCGGCCCCCTGTTCCGTGACGAGATGCCGCAGGAGCCCATGTCCACCCCGCTGCCGTCCCCGCCGCAGAAGAAGCGCGCGGGGCGTGATCTGCGCGCCGCCATAGGGGTCGGCGTGGGGCTCGGCGCCGTCATCGTCGCCTCGCTGTTCATCGTGAAGGCCGTCTTCGTCGGCGTGGTCGCCCTCGCCGTCGTGGTCGGCCTCTGGGAGCTCACCTCCCGGCTGCGGGAGCAGAAGGGCATCAACGCGCCCCTGATCCCGCTCGCCGTCGGCGGCGCCGCGATGGTCGTCGCGGGCTACGCCCGGGGCGCGGAGGGGGCCTGGGTCGCCATGGCCCTGACCGCGCTCGCGGTGCTGGTCTGGCGGATGACCGAGCCGCCGGAGGGTTACCTCAAGGACGTCACGGCGGGGGTCTTCGCCGCGTTCTACGTGCCCTTCCTCGCGACCTTCGTCGCCCTGCTGCTGACGGCGGACGACGGGCCGTGGCGGGTGCTGACCTTCCTCGTCCTCACCGTCGTCAGCGACACCGGGGCGTACGCGGTCGGCTGGCGCTTCGGCACCCACAAGCTGGCCCCCCGCATCAGCCCCGGCAAGACCCGCGAGGGCCTGCTCGGTGCCGTGGCCTTCGCCATGGTCGCCGGGGCGCTGTGCATGGAGTTCCTGATCGACGGGGGCGCCTGGTGGCAGGGGCTGTTGCTCGGTCTCGCGGTCGCCGTCAGCGCCACCCTCGGCGACCTCGGCGAGTCCATGATCAAGCGGGACCTCGGGATCAAGGACATGGGAACCCTTCTCCCCGGCCACGGCGGCATCATGGACCGGCTGGACTCGCTGCTGCCGACCGCTCCGGTGGTCTGGCTGCTGCTGGTCCTGTTCGTCGGCTCGGGCTGA
- a CDS encoding TetR family transcriptional regulator, which produces MAEHRTMQRGALLDAARSLLSEGGTEALTFPALAERTGLARSSVYEYFRSRAAVVEELCAVDFPVWAAEVENAMQRAETPEAKIEAYVRRQLDLVGDRRHRAVVAISASELDAGAREKIRAAHGGLIAMIVEALGDLGHTQPRLAAMLLQGSVDAAVRRIELSVAEEPGVIADTAVAMILRGVRG; this is translated from the coding sequence GTGGCCGAGCACCGGACCATGCAGCGCGGCGCCCTCCTGGACGCCGCGCGCTCCCTGCTGTCCGAGGGCGGTACGGAGGCGCTGACCTTCCCCGCACTCGCCGAGCGCACGGGCCTCGCCCGGTCCTCCGTGTACGAGTACTTCCGCTCGCGCGCCGCCGTCGTCGAGGAGCTCTGCGCCGTCGACTTCCCCGTCTGGGCGGCCGAGGTCGAGAACGCGATGCAGCGCGCCGAGACCCCCGAGGCGAAGATCGAGGCGTATGTGCGCCGCCAGCTCGACCTCGTCGGGGACCGCCGCCACCGGGCGGTCGTCGCGATCTCCGCGAGTGAGCTGGACGCCGGTGCCCGGGAGAAGATCCGGGCCGCGCACGGCGGTCTGATCGCCATGATCGTCGAAGCGCTCGGGGACCTCGGCCACACGCAGCCCAGGCTCGCCGCCATGCTCCTCCAGGGCTCGGTGGACGCCGCCGTGCGCCGTATCGAGCTGAGCGTGGCCGAGGAGCCCGGCGTCATCGCGGACACCGCCGTCGCCATGATCCTGCGCGGCGTACGGGGCTGA
- a CDS encoding 30S ribosomal protein S2 — protein sequence MAVVTMRELLESGVHFGHQTRRWNPKMKRFIFTERNGIYIIDLLQSLSYIDRAYEFVKETVAHGGSIMFVGTKKQAQEAIAEQATRVGMPYVNQRWLGGMLTNFSTVYKRLQRLKELELIDFEDVAASGLTKKELLVLSREKAKLEKTLGGIREMQKVPSAVWIVDTKKEHIAVGEARKLHIPVVAILDTNCDPDEVDYKIPGNDDAIRSVTLLTRVIADAVAEGLIARSGAATGDSKPGEKAAGEPLAEWERDLLEGDKKDETAAAAEVQSSAETEKVADAEKPAEAVAEAEAPATDA from the coding sequence ATGGCCGTCGTCACGATGCGGGAGCTGCTGGAAAGCGGCGTCCACTTCGGTCACCAGACCCGTCGCTGGAACCCGAAGATGAAGCGCTTCATCTTCACCGAGCGCAACGGCATCTACATCATCGACCTGCTCCAGTCGCTGTCGTACATCGACCGCGCCTACGAGTTCGTCAAGGAGACCGTCGCCCACGGCGGCTCCATCATGTTCGTGGGTACGAAGAAGCAGGCCCAGGAGGCCATCGCCGAGCAGGCGACGCGCGTCGGCATGCCGTACGTCAACCAGCGCTGGCTCGGTGGCATGCTCACCAACTTCTCCACCGTCTACAAGCGCCTTCAGCGTCTGAAGGAGCTCGAGCTCATCGACTTCGAGGACGTGGCCGCCTCCGGCCTCACCAAGAAGGAGCTCCTGGTCCTCTCGCGCGAGAAGGCCAAGCTGGAGAAGACCCTCGGTGGTATCCGCGAGATGCAGAAGGTGCCCAGCGCCGTCTGGATCGTCGACACCAAGAAGGAGCACATCGCCGTCGGTGAGGCGCGCAAGCTCCACATCCCGGTCGTCGCGATCCTCGACACCAACTGCGACCCCGACGAGGTCGACTACAAGATTCCGGGCAACGACGACGCGATCCGCTCCGTCACCCTGCTCACCCGCGTGATCGCCGACGCCGTCGCCGAGGGCCTCATCGCCCGCTCCGGTGCCGCCACCGGTGACTCGAAGCCGGGCGAGAAGGCCGCCGGCGAGCCCCTCGCCGAGTGGGAGCGCGACCTGCTCGAGGGCGACAAGAAGGACGAGACCGCGGCCGCCGCCGAGGTCCAGTCCTCCGCCGAGACCGAGAAGGTCGCCGACGCCGAGAAGCCGGCCGAGGCCGTCGCCGAGGCCGAGGCTCCGGCCACGGACGCCTGA
- a CDS encoding translation elongation factor Ts, which produces MANYTAADVKKLRELTGAGMMDCKKALDEADGNVDKAVEALRIKGQKGVAKREGRSAENGAVVSLISEDKTSGVLLELKCETDFVAKGDKFQAVANTLAAHVAATSPADIAALLASEIEPGKTVQAYVDEANANLGEKIVLDRFAQFTGDFVSVYMHRTMPDLPPQIGVLVELDKADADLAKGIAQHIAAFAPKYLSREDVPAEVVEAERRVAEETTRAEGKPEAALPKIVEGRVNGFFKEATLLGQPYALDAKKSVQKVLDEAGVTLKRFSRIKVGI; this is translated from the coding sequence ATGGCGAACTACACCGCCGCTGACGTCAAGAAGCTCCGTGAGCTGACCGGCGCCGGCATGATGGACTGCAAGAAGGCGCTTGACGAGGCCGACGGCAACGTCGACAAGGCCGTCGAGGCGCTCCGTATCAAGGGCCAGAAGGGCGTCGCCAAGCGCGAGGGCCGCTCCGCCGAGAACGGTGCCGTCGTCTCCCTCATCTCCGAGGACAAGACGTCCGGCGTCCTCCTCGAGCTGAAGTGCGAGACGGACTTCGTCGCCAAGGGCGACAAGTTCCAGGCCGTCGCCAACACGCTGGCCGCGCACGTCGCCGCCACCTCCCCGGCCGACATCGCCGCGCTCCTCGCCTCCGAGATCGAGCCCGGCAAGACCGTCCAGGCGTACGTGGACGAGGCCAACGCCAACCTCGGCGAGAAGATCGTCCTGGACCGCTTCGCGCAGTTCACCGGCGACTTCGTCTCCGTGTACATGCACCGCACCATGCCCGACCTGCCCCCGCAGATCGGTGTCCTGGTCGAGCTGGACAAGGCCGACGCCGATCTGGCCAAGGGCATCGCCCAGCACATCGCCGCCTTCGCGCCGAAGTACCTCTCCCGCGAGGACGTCCCGGCCGAGGTCGTCGAGGCCGAGCGCCGCGTCGCCGAGGAGACCACCCGCGCCGAGGGCAAGCCCGAGGCCGCCCTCCCGAAGATCGTCGAGGGTCGCGTCAACGGCTTCTTCAAGGAGGCCACCCTCCTCGGCCAGCCGTACGCGCTGGACGCCAAGAAGTCCGTCCAGAAGGTCCTGGACGAGGCCGGTGTCACCCTGAAGCGCTTCTCGCGCATCAAGGTCGGCATCTGA
- a CDS encoding RNA polymerase sigma factor WhiG has protein sequence MPQHTSGSDRAAVPPVARGTVRPPAPSSLDELWRSYKTTGDERLREQLILHYSPLVKYVAGRVSVGLPSNVEQADFVSSGVFGLIDAIEKFDIERAIKFETYAITRIRGAMIDELRALDWIPRSVRQKARNVERAYATLEARLRRTPSESEVASEMGIGLEELHAVFSQLSLANVVALEEMLQVGGEGGERLTLMDTLEDTAADNPVEVAEDRELRRLLARAINTLPDREKTVVTLYYYEGLTLAEIGNVLGVTESRVSQIHTKSVLQLRAKLADAGR, from the coding sequence ATGCCCCAGCACACCTCCGGGTCTGACCGCGCGGCAGTACCACCGGTTGCGCGTGGCACTGTGCGCCCTCCCGCCCCCTCCTCGCTCGACGAACTGTGGCGTTCGTACAAGACCACCGGCGACGAGCGGCTGCGCGAGCAGCTGATCCTGCACTACTCGCCGCTCGTCAAGTACGTGGCGGGCCGGGTGAGTGTGGGGCTGCCGTCCAACGTCGAACAGGCCGACTTCGTCTCCTCCGGGGTCTTCGGACTGATCGACGCCATCGAGAAGTTCGACATCGAGCGCGCCATCAAGTTCGAGACGTACGCGATCACCAGAATCCGCGGCGCGATGATCGACGAACTGCGGGCGCTCGACTGGATTCCCCGGTCCGTCCGGCAGAAGGCGCGGAACGTGGAGCGCGCCTACGCCACGCTGGAGGCCCGGCTGAGGCGTACCCCGTCCGAGTCCGAGGTCGCCTCGGAGATGGGGATCGGACTGGAGGAACTGCACGCGGTTTTCAGCCAGTTGTCGCTGGCCAACGTCGTGGCCCTGGAGGAGATGCTCCAGGTCGGCGGTGAGGGCGGCGAGCGGCTGACCCTGATGGACACCCTGGAGGACACCGCCGCCGACAACCCGGTGGAGGTGGCCGAGGACCGCGAGCTGAGAAGGCTGCTCGCGCGCGCCATCAACACGCTCCCCGACCGTGAGAAGACAGTGGTGACCCTCTACTACTACGAGGGCCTGACCCTCGCCGAGATCGGCAACGTCCTCGGGGTGACGGAGAGCCGGGTCAGCCAGATCCACACCAAGTCCGTGCTCCAGCTGCGGGCCAAACTGGCCGATGCCGGACGCTGA
- a CDS encoding ribosome-recycling factor has translation MIEEILLEAEEKMEKAVVVAKEDFAAIRTGRAHPAMFNKIVADYYGALTPINQLASFSVPEPRMAVVTPFDKTALRNIEQAIRDSDLGVNPSNDGNIIRVTFPELTQDRRKEYIKVAKGKAEDSKISIRSIRRKAKEALDKLVKDKESGEDEVRRAEKELDDTTAKYVAQVDELLKHKEAELLEV, from the coding sequence GTGATCGAAGAAATCCTCCTCGAGGCCGAGGAGAAGATGGAGAAGGCCGTCGTCGTCGCGAAAGAGGACTTCGCCGCGATCCGTACCGGCCGTGCGCACCCGGCGATGTTCAACAAGATCGTCGCGGACTACTACGGCGCGCTGACCCCGATCAACCAGCTGGCCTCGTTCTCGGTGCCCGAGCCGCGGATGGCCGTCGTGACGCCGTTCGACAAGACCGCGCTGCGCAACATCGAGCAGGCGATCCGCGACTCCGACCTCGGCGTCAACCCGAGCAACGACGGCAATATCATCCGGGTGACGTTCCCCGAGCTCACCCAGGACCGCCGCAAGGAGTACATCAAGGTCGCCAAGGGCAAGGCCGAGGACTCCAAGATCTCGATCCGCTCCATCCGCCGCAAGGCCAAGGAAGCGCTCGACAAGCTCGTCAAGGACAAGGAGTCCGGCGAGGACGAGGTGCGCCGCGCCGAGAAGGAGCTCGACGACACCACCGCGAAGTACGTCGCGCAGGTGGACGAGCTGCTCAAGCACAAGGAAGCCGAGCTGCTCGAAGTCTGA